In one window of Acidovorax sp. HDW3 DNA:
- a CDS encoding GTP-binding protein, with protein sequence MAQIPATILTGFLGAGKTTLLKRVLTEAHGQKIAVIENEFGAENIDNDILVTDSQEQIVQMSNGCICCTIREDLRETLQLLAAKRRKGLLNFDRVVIETTGLADPGPVVQTFFMDDEIAETYLVDSIITVVDAKHANQQLDERQEARRQVGFADQIFLSKTDLVSAEEVQALTHRLKHMNPRAPIEAVHFGQVPLARVLDLRGFNLNARLDIDPDFLQGGEGTDHGHEHGYEHGPHCQHLHHHHHDDDVKSFVFRARQPFDPAKLEDFLGAIVNVYGPRMLRYKGVLHMKGTERKVIFQGVHQLMGSDLGPQWGADEERLSKMVFIGIDLPRDILEQGLLQCLV encoded by the coding sequence ATGGCGCAAATCCCAGCAACCATCCTCACAGGCTTTCTTGGCGCGGGCAAGACGACGCTGCTCAAGCGTGTGCTGACCGAGGCCCACGGGCAAAAAATTGCGGTGATCGAAAACGAGTTCGGCGCCGAAAATATCGACAACGACATTCTGGTGACCGACAGCCAGGAGCAGATCGTGCAGATGAGCAACGGCTGCATCTGCTGCACCATCCGCGAAGACCTGCGCGAGACGCTGCAGCTGCTCGCAGCCAAGCGGCGCAAGGGCCTGCTCAATTTTGATCGCGTGGTGATCGAAACCACCGGCCTGGCCGACCCCGGCCCGGTGGTGCAAACGTTTTTCATGGACGACGAGATTGCCGAGACGTATCTGGTCGATTCCATCATCACCGTGGTGGACGCCAAGCACGCCAACCAGCAGCTCGACGAGCGCCAGGAGGCGCGCCGCCAGGTGGGCTTTGCCGACCAGATTTTTCTCTCCAAGACCGACCTGGTGAGCGCCGAGGAGGTGCAGGCACTCACGCACCGCTTGAAGCACATGAACCCGCGCGCGCCCATCGAGGCGGTGCACTTCGGCCAGGTGCCGCTGGCGCGGGTGCTGGACTTGCGCGGCTTCAATCTCAATGCCCGGCTCGACATTGATCCGGACTTTTTGCAGGGTGGCGAAGGCACTGACCATGGCCATGAACACGGGTATGAACACGGCCCGCATTGCCAGCACCTGCACCACCACCATCATGACGACGACGTCAAGAGCTTTGTCTTTCGCGCCCGCCAGCCGTTCGACCCGGCCAAGCTCGAAGATTTTCTGGGCGCCATCGTCAACGTCTATGGCCCGCGCATGTTGCGCTACAAGGGCGTGCTGCACATGAAGGGCACCGAGCGCAAGGTGATCTTCCAGGGCGTGCACCAGCTCATGGGCAGCGACCTGGGGCCGCAGTGGGGCGCCGATGAAGAGCGCCTGAGCAAGATGGTGTTCATCGGCATCGACCTGCCGCGCGACATCCTGGAGCAGGGTTTGCTGCAGTGCTTGGTGTAA
- a CDS encoding hexameric tyrosine-coordinated heme protein produces MADTWLMSLITDTPQQGYELAITLSRRGVKYTQPDTEVLHKLRPEYANDHAALTAASQVIAINFQTVAAANNYWRK; encoded by the coding sequence ATGGCCGATACCTGGCTCATGTCTTTGATCACCGATACCCCGCAGCAGGGCTACGAGCTGGCGATCACGCTCAGCCGCCGGGGCGTGAAGTACACCCAGCCCGATACCGAGGTGCTGCACAAGTTGCGCCCGGAGTACGCCAACGACCACGCTGCGCTCACGGCGGCGTCGCAGGTCATCGCCATCAACTTCCAGACCGTGGCGGCTGCAAACAACTACTGGCGTAAATAA
- a CDS encoding sensor histidine kinase KdpD, with translation MSAATPSVPLLHCLPRRRLLAHCLALPSTWAGAAMAADSAASPLPLLARVAQTHASELIEATDRALADLAEALRQAPHALGQHQAQQAQALQRLPFLHGLALLDMQGLVLASTRTAEQGRRADLQQLLPSLVQEGPLAIGPWQPGRLTEPPAPPDEGYVPLLRRVQWGPQSSALLLAQLRPSALAHYQQQLLEGSAAGTTVQLALSDGSLLLQTPAATPPPGPSLRANPVFADGAMAVAEGRYGPLDSPQGPLLGAWSRAAHWPLIAVATQPAPPIAAPARPPAAAPTPSPWWWLLGGIGLLGGAGAWLWRRQRQAQQRTQQHQQLRQQAQQEALREVHEQMALAELQSLSGQLAAQPPTPASAHPHAIFTPAQDAEQDRQEQDALAELQALSGQLVAPRSAEPATAPATATPPPLAHDPLETCDMRELIENMATELSPLLEDKQLPLKLQLGRAPLPARVDPEQLAEVLRHVLGNAIRHSPEGRTIHILAEPTPDARHLHLCVHDQGPGFAPTALPLLPGPRLAGQLSLAACRSIVQEHGGQLDAANDPNGGASVHIRLPLQAALQS, from the coding sequence ATGTCTGCAGCTACCCCATCCGTGCCCCTGCTCCACTGCCTCCCCCGCCGCCGCCTACTGGCCCACTGCCTGGCCCTGCCCAGCACCTGGGCCGGCGCCGCCATGGCAGCGGACAGCGCCGCCAGCCCCCTGCCCCTGCTCGCCCGCGTGGCGCAAACCCACGCCAGCGAGCTGATAGAAGCCACCGACCGCGCCCTCGCCGACCTGGCCGAGGCCCTGCGCCAGGCGCCCCACGCCCTGGGCCAACACCAGGCGCAGCAGGCCCAGGCGCTGCAGCGCCTGCCGTTCTTGCACGGCCTGGCGCTGCTGGACATGCAGGGCCTGGTGCTGGCCTCGACCCGCACCGCCGAACAAGGCCGGCGCGCCGACCTGCAGCAACTCCTGCCCAGCCTGGTGCAAGAAGGCCCGCTGGCCATCGGCCCCTGGCAACCCGGGCGCCTGACGGAGCCGCCCGCACCGCCCGACGAGGGCTACGTCCCCCTGCTGCGCCGCGTGCAATGGGGGCCGCAAAGCAGCGCCCTGCTGCTGGCGCAGCTGCGCCCCTCGGCGCTGGCGCACTACCAACAACAGCTGCTCGAAGGCAGCGCCGCCGGCACCACCGTGCAGCTGGCCCTGAGCGACGGCAGCCTGCTGCTGCAAACCCCCGCCGCCACGCCGCCACCAGGCCCGAGCCTGCGCGCCAACCCGGTGTTTGCCGACGGCGCCATGGCCGTCGCCGAAGGCCGCTACGGCCCCCTGGACAGCCCCCAGGGCCCGCTGCTGGGCGCCTGGAGCCGCGCCGCGCACTGGCCGCTGATCGCCGTCGCCACACAACCCGCGCCGCCCATTGCCGCACCTGCCCGCCCACCCGCTGCCGCGCCCACGCCCTCGCCCTGGTGGTGGCTGCTCGGCGGCATCGGCCTGCTGGGCGGCGCCGGGGCCTGGCTGTGGCGGCGCCAACGGCAGGCGCAGCAACGCACCCAACAACACCAGCAGCTGCGCCAGCAAGCGCAGCAAGAAGCGCTGCGCGAAGTGCACGAGCAAATGGCGCTGGCCGAGCTGCAATCGCTCTCGGGCCAGCTCGCAGCGCAGCCGCCCACGCCCGCCAGCGCCCACCCCCACGCCATCTTCACCCCGGCCCAGGATGCGGAGCAAGACCGCCAGGAGCAAGACGCCCTGGCCGAGCTGCAGGCGCTCTCGGGTCAGCTCGTCGCACCCCGCAGCGCAGAGCCCGCCACTGCCCCAGCCACCGCCACCCCGCCACCGCTGGCACACGACCCGCTCGAGACCTGCGACATGCGCGAGCTGATCGAGAACATGGCAACCGAACTGAGCCCGCTGCTCGAAGACAAGCAGCTTCCGCTCAAGCTGCAGCTCGGGCGCGCGCCGCTGCCCGCGCGCGTCGATCCCGAACAGCTGGCGGAGGTGCTGCGCCACGTGCTGGGCAACGCCATCCGCCACTCGCCCGAGGGCCGCACCATCCACATCCTGGCCGAGCCGACGCCCGACGCGCGCCACCTGCACCTGTGCGTGCACGACCAGGGCCCGGGCTTTGCCCCCACGGCACTGCCGCTGCTGCCCGGGCCGCGCCTGGCGGGGCAGCTGAGCCTGGCCGCCTGCCGCAGCATCGTGCAAGAGCACGGTGGCCAGCTCGACGCCGCCAACGACCCCAACGGCGGCGCCAGCGTGCACATCCGCCTGCCGCTGCAGGCGGCCCTTCAGTCCTGA
- a CDS encoding tyrosine-type recombinase/integrase: MSAAALPELAEQYLTHVRVEKRLALRTQQLYRQDLLRLQALAAQAAPGVALLALTPAQLRRCLAQMHASGRSARGVGLILSGWRGFYAWAVRQGLAEHNPALGLRAPRAPKPLPKALAVDEAVALADFAPSARADPWEEARDGALVALLYGAGLRVGELVSLDCQASAEAQAQGRGWIDADSGLAHVLGKGAKRRSVPVGRAALVALAAWLAQRSAPFAPGWAEPALFVGRRGARLSAASVWARVRARSQLAGLSKPVHPHMLRHSFASHLLQSSGDLRAVQELLGHASITTTQVYTRLDFQHLAQAYDQAHPRARKKNQD, encoded by the coding sequence ATGAGCGCCGCCGCCCTGCCTGAGCTGGCCGAGCAGTACCTGACCCACGTGCGCGTGGAAAAACGCCTGGCACTGCGCACCCAGCAGCTGTACCGCCAGGATTTGCTGCGCCTGCAGGCGCTGGCGGCGCAGGCCGCGCCCGGCGTGGCGCTGCTGGCGCTGACGCCGGCGCAGCTGCGTCGCTGCCTGGCGCAGATGCACGCCAGCGGCCGCAGCGCGCGTGGCGTGGGTTTGATTTTGTCGGGCTGGCGCGGGTTTTATGCCTGGGCCGTGCGCCAGGGCCTGGCCGAGCACAACCCGGCCCTGGGTCTGCGCGCGCCGCGCGCGCCCAAGCCGCTGCCCAAGGCGCTGGCGGTCGATGAGGCCGTGGCGCTGGCCGACTTTGCGCCCAGCGCCCGCGCCGACCCCTGGGAGGAGGCGCGCGACGGCGCCCTGGTTGCCCTGCTCTACGGCGCCGGTTTGCGCGTGGGCGAGCTCGTCAGCCTCGATTGCCAGGCCAGCGCCGAGGCCCAGGCCCAGGGGCGCGGCTGGATCGACGCCGACAGCGGCCTGGCCCACGTGCTGGGCAAGGGCGCCAAGCGCCGCAGCGTACCCGTGGGGCGCGCTGCGCTGGTGGCGCTGGCGGCCTGGCTGGCGCAGCGCAGCGCGCCGTTTGCGCCGGGCTGGGCCGAGCCGGCGCTGTTCGTCGGCCGGCGCGGCGCGCGCCTGTCGGCGGCCTCGGTCTGGGCGCGGGTGCGCGCGCGCAGCCAGCTGGCGGGGCTGTCCAAGCCGGTGCACCCGCACATGCTGCGCCACTCGTTTGCCAGCCACCTGCTGCAGTCCAGCGGCGACTTGCGCGCCGTGCAGGAGCTGCTGGGCCACGCCAGCATCACGACGACGCAGGTGTATACGCGGCTCGATTTTCAGCACCTGGCGCAGGCTTACGACCAGGCGCACCCGCGCGCGCGCAAGAAGAATCAGGACTGA
- a CDS encoding DUF484 family protein, giving the protein MDTSSLPPLSENDIAAYLCNTPAFFQRHAEVLASITIASPHGQRAVSLHERQAELLREKIKGLEQRVMDMVRHSNENTAIAQKIHAWACTLARCIAPADLPQVLAQGIENAFDVPQAALRVWDVAPQYQGAAFAQGASEDTRAFATSLTMPFCGPNLGFEATAWLADASSVQSLALLPLREGGIDSTTPAFGLLVLGSPDAQRFDATMGTDFLARMAELGSAALARLR; this is encoded by the coding sequence ATGGACACATCTTCTTTGCCGCCGCTGTCGGAAAACGACATTGCCGCCTACCTGTGCAACACGCCGGCGTTCTTCCAGCGCCACGCCGAGGTGCTCGCCAGCATCACCATCGCCAGCCCGCACGGGCAGCGCGCCGTCAGCCTGCACGAGCGCCAGGCCGAGCTGCTGCGCGAAAAAATCAAGGGCCTGGAGCAGCGCGTCATGGACATGGTGCGCCACAGCAACGAGAACACCGCCATCGCGCAAAAAATCCACGCCTGGGCCTGCACCCTGGCGCGCTGCATCGCCCCGGCAGACCTGCCGCAGGTGCTGGCGCAGGGCATAGAAAACGCCTTCGACGTGCCGCAGGCCGCGCTGCGCGTGTGGGACGTGGCGCCGCAATACCAGGGCGCCGCCTTTGCCCAGGGCGCAAGCGAAGATACGCGCGCCTTCGCCACCTCGCTGACCATGCCGTTTTGCGGCCCCAACCTCGGCTTTGAAGCCACCGCCTGGCTGGCCGACGCGAGCAGCGTGCAGTCGCTGGCGCTGCTGCCGCTGCGCGAAGGCGGCATCGACAGCACCACGCCCGCCTTTGGCCTGCTGGTGCTGGGCTCGCCCGACGCGCAGCGCTTTGACGCCACCATGGGCACCGACTTCCTGGCGCGCATGGCCGAGCTCGGCAGCGCCGCCCTGGCGCGTCTGCGCTAG
- the dapF gene encoding diaminopimelate epimerase: protein MQIRFTKMQGAGNDFIVLDETRGRLGLSAAQYRWLADRHFGIGADQILSVRAAPAPGLDFEYVIHNADGGEVEQCGNGARCFARYVRDKGLTDKDRIRVQTRAGVIAPRLNADGRVTVDMGCPRLLPAQLPFATDGLVPQTQGEGQIWPLTLGGLASAATVSIAVVSMGNPHAVLLVDDTDSAPVAAWGPLIESHPRFPARVNVGFMQVQSRRQIRLRVYERGAGETMACGTGACAAVVAGIRLGLLDAEVDVHTRGGLLTIAWAGGASDAVFLTGPATTVFEGQIELPDLL, encoded by the coding sequence ATGCAAATCCGCTTTACCAAAATGCAGGGCGCGGGCAACGACTTCATCGTGCTCGACGAAACCCGGGGCCGCCTGGGCCTGTCGGCGGCGCAGTACCGCTGGCTGGCCGACCGGCATTTCGGCATCGGTGCCGACCAGATTTTGAGCGTGCGCGCGGCGCCGGCGCCGGGCCTCGATTTTGAATACGTGATCCACAACGCCGACGGCGGCGAGGTCGAGCAGTGCGGCAACGGCGCGCGCTGCTTTGCCCGCTACGTGCGCGACAAGGGCCTGACCGACAAGGACCGCATCCGCGTGCAGACGCGCGCCGGCGTCATCGCCCCGCGCCTGAACGCCGATGGCCGCGTCACCGTCGATATGGGCTGCCCGCGCCTGCTGCCGGCGCAGCTGCCGTTTGCCACCGACGGGCTCGTGCCCCAGACCCAGGGCGAGGGGCAGATATGGCCGCTGACGCTGGGTGGGCTTGCGTCAGCAGCTACTGTTTCGATAGCGGTGGTGTCCATGGGCAACCCGCACGCGGTGCTGCTGGTGGACGACACCGACAGCGCCCCGGTGGCCGCGTGGGGGCCGCTGATCGAGTCGCACCCGCGCTTTCCCGCGCGCGTCAACGTCGGCTTCATGCAGGTGCAAAGCCGCCGCCAGATCCGCCTGCGCGTGTACGAGCGCGGCGCCGGCGAAACCATGGCCTGCGGCACCGGCGCCTGCGCGGCGGTGGTGGCCGGTATCCGCCTGGGCCTGCTCGACGCCGAGGTCGATGTGCACACGCGCGGCGGCCTGCTGACCATCGCCTGGGCCGGTGGCGCCAGCGACGCTGTTTTCCTCACCGGCCCCGCCACCACGGTGTTCGAGGGCCAGATTGAATTGCCAGACCTGTTATGA
- a CDS encoding DoxX family protein, whose protein sequence is MKLWHHLHQPQWGALLLRVTLALLLLLHGIAKLRYGIGWIEGQVVRHGLPGALAYAVYLGEVVAPLLLLVGYWVVPAALLVVVNMVVALILVHPGDWLQLSKTGGWALELQAFYLVGALTIALTAKPGK, encoded by the coding sequence ATGAAACTCTGGCACCACCTGCACCAACCCCAATGGGGCGCGCTGCTGCTGCGCGTCACCCTGGCCCTGCTGCTGCTGCTGCACGGCATTGCCAAGCTGCGCTACGGCATCGGCTGGATCGAAGGCCAGGTGGTGCGCCACGGCCTGCCCGGCGCCCTGGCCTACGCCGTGTACCTGGGCGAAGTCGTGGCGCCGCTGTTGCTGCTGGTGGGCTACTGGGTGGTGCCGGCGGCGCTGCTGGTCGTCGTCAACATGGTCGTGGCCCTGATTTTGGTGCACCCCGGCGACTGGCTGCAGTTGAGCAAAACCGGCGGCTGGGCGCTGGAGCTGCAGGCGTTCTACCTGGTGGGCGCGCTCACCATCGCCCTCACGGCCAAACCGGGCAAATGA
- a CDS encoding MBL fold metallo-hydrolase translates to MPRPHQQLHPAQPPATPLAAATVLLLRDDAQGRLQVLMTRRAAGASFAPSAYVFPGGGIEAQDSTAHAHAQAQARPGQAGTALTEALAAIRESFEELGLLLARHADGRWASAADIARLDRHAHLATQCQAHGLRLAADALWPLAHWTADRSLPKRFAVPFFVAAMPPGQTAQADETEQFEPCWVRPQEALAQHAEGRFAMIYPTVRTLERLAAYADSAAVLAAVAAGPLWASCPRSGLKNGQETRFMEHEPAYGELALVCPDGQVAHALDWQSERPMPLLRNLLRLTAPNPGLMTGPGTNSYLVGERATGFIAIDPGPADAGHVQRLWQAAGGDIRAIVCTHSHQDHAPGAAPLQQLCVQAGRTAPPILGLPSQPTARANSQFQPDRVLQNNELLTLTGQGPDGKITHTLEVIHTPGHAANHLCLLLREDALLFSGDHILSGSTTVIDPPDGNMTAYLDSLARLDALCAAHGVEFIVPAHGHVLHQARSTIAHLRAHRLAREAKVRAALEQCPGGSLQDWLALAYADTPRALWPVAERSLRAHIERLQSLPTP, encoded by the coding sequence ATGCCGCGCCCCCACCAACAACTGCACCCGGCGCAGCCGCCGGCCACACCGTTGGCAGCCGCCACCGTGCTGCTGCTGCGCGACGACGCCCAGGGCCGGCTGCAGGTGCTGATGACGCGCCGCGCCGCCGGCGCCAGCTTTGCGCCCAGCGCCTACGTCTTCCCCGGCGGCGGCATCGAGGCCCAGGACAGCACCGCCCACGCCCACGCCCAGGCGCAGGCGCGCCCCGGGCAGGCCGGCACCGCGCTGACCGAGGCCCTGGCCGCCATCCGCGAGAGCTTTGAAGAGCTCGGCCTGCTGCTGGCGCGCCACGCCGATGGCCGCTGGGCCAGCGCCGCCGACATCGCACGGCTCGATCGCCACGCCCACCTGGCCACGCAATGCCAGGCGCACGGCCTGCGCCTGGCGGCCGACGCCCTGTGGCCGCTGGCGCACTGGACGGCCGACCGCAGCCTGCCCAAGCGCTTTGCCGTGCCCTTCTTCGTCGCCGCCATGCCCCCCGGGCAGACGGCGCAGGCCGACGAAACCGAGCAGTTCGAGCCCTGCTGGGTGCGCCCGCAAGAGGCGCTGGCGCAGCACGCCGAAGGCCGCTTCGCCATGATCTACCCCACGGTGCGCACGCTCGAACGCCTTGCCGCCTACGCCGACAGCGCCGCCGTGCTCGCCGCCGTCGCCGCCGGCCCGCTGTGGGCCAGCTGCCCGCGCAGCGGCCTGAAAAACGGCCAGGAAACGCGCTTCATGGAGCACGAGCCGGCCTATGGCGAACTCGCCCTGGTCTGCCCCGACGGCCAGGTCGCGCACGCGCTCGACTGGCAAAGCGAACGCCCCATGCCGCTGCTGCGCAACCTGCTGCGCCTGACGGCGCCCAACCCCGGCCTGATGACCGGCCCCGGCACCAACAGCTACCTGGTGGGCGAGCGGGCCACCGGCTTCATCGCCATCGACCCCGGCCCGGCCGACGCCGGCCACGTGCAGCGCCTGTGGCAGGCCGCTGGCGGCGACATCCGCGCCATCGTCTGCACCCACTCGCACCAGGACCACGCCCCCGGCGCGGCGCCGCTGCAACAGCTGTGCGTGCAGGCCGGGCGCACCGCACCGCCCATCCTGGGCCTGCCATCGCAACCTACGGCACGCGCCAACAGCCAGTTTCAGCCCGACCGTGTGCTACAAAATAATGAGCTACTCACGCTGACTGGACAAGGGCCAGATGGCAAAATCACCCACACCCTGGAAGTGATCCACACCCCCGGCCACGCCGCCAACCACCTGTGCCTGCTGCTGCGCGAGGACGCGCTGCTGTTCTCGGGCGACCACATCCTCAGCGGCAGCACCACCGTCATCGACCCGCCCGACGGCAACATGACCGCCTACCTCGACTCGCTCGCGCGCCTGGATGCGCTGTGTGCCGCGCACGGCGTGGAATTCATCGTGCCGGCCCACGGCCACGTGCTGCACCAGGCGCGCAGCACCATCGCCCACCTGCGCGCACACCGCCTGGCACGCGAAGCCAAGGTGCGCGCCGCACTCGAACAATGCCCCGGCGGCAGCCTGCAAGACTGGCTCGCCCTGGCCTACGCCGACACCCCGCGCGCCCTCTGGCCGGTGGCCGAACGCTCGCTGCGCGCCCACATCGAACGCCTGCAATCCCTGCCCACACCATGA
- a CDS encoding rRNA pseudouridine synthase, whose translation MTDDTTRLAKRLAQELPCSRREAEQYIEGGWVSVDGQVVELPGARVAPQQRVALAPDASLLELTPVTLLLHKPPGYEAGLGLDAGHAAHSSRSQGAPAALTLLSAASHLPEDASGTKVLLRHFKQLECFTPLPTPASGLVVYTQDRRIARKLQEDIETLEQECIVEVAGQIAEGGLQKLCHGLSFNGRPLPPIKVSWQNETRLRFALKGIRPGQIPAMCEAVGLRVLAIKRIRIGRVPLAKVPEGQWRYLQGWERF comes from the coding sequence ATGACCGACGACACCACCCGCCTGGCCAAGCGCCTGGCGCAAGAACTCCCCTGCTCGCGCCGCGAGGCCGAGCAGTACATCGAAGGCGGCTGGGTCAGCGTGGACGGCCAGGTGGTCGAGCTGCCCGGCGCCCGCGTCGCGCCGCAGCAGCGCGTGGCACTGGCGCCAGACGCCAGCCTGCTGGAGCTGACCCCCGTCACCCTGCTGCTGCACAAGCCCCCGGGCTATGAAGCCGGCTTGGGGCTGGACGCCGGCCACGCCGCGCACAGCAGCCGCAGCCAGGGCGCGCCCGCAGCCCTGACGCTGCTGAGCGCGGCATCCCACCTGCCCGAGGACGCGTCCGGCACCAAGGTGCTGCTGCGCCACTTCAAGCAGCTCGAATGCTTCACGCCCCTGCCCACACCCGCCAGCGGCCTGGTGGTCTACACGCAAGACCGCCGCATCGCACGCAAGCTGCAGGAAGACATCGAGACGCTGGAGCAGGAATGCATCGTGGAAGTGGCCGGCCAGATCGCCGAGGGCGGCCTGCAAAAACTCTGCCACGGCCTCTCGTTCAACGGCAGGCCGCTGCCCCCCATCAAGGTGAGCTGGCAGAACGAAACGCGCCTGCGCTTCGCGCTCAAGGGCATCCGCCCCGGCCAGATCCCGGCCATGTGCGAGGCCGTGGGCCTGCGCGTGCTGGCCATCAAACGCATCCGCATCGGCCGCGTGCCGCTGGCCAAGGTGCCCGAGGGGCAGTGGCGGTATTTGCAGGGGTGGGAGCGGTTTTGA
- a CDS encoding type II toxin-antitoxin system VapB family antitoxin, which yields MRTIVTIDDQLYQRALELAGPELDKADLFRTAVETFVRVQAGQRLAEQAQRLGVGYQPALPAPH from the coding sequence ATGCGCACCATCGTCACCATCGACGACCAGCTCTACCAGCGCGCGCTGGAGCTGGCCGGCCCTGAGCTGGACAAGGCCGACCTGTTTCGCACTGCCGTTGAAACCTTTGTGCGCGTGCAGGCCGGGCAACGCCTGGCCGAGCAGGCCCAGCGCCTGGGCGTGGGCTACCAGCCCGCCCTGCCTGCGCCGCACTGA
- a CDS encoding bifunctional diguanylate cyclase/phosphodiesterase encodes MPRNTQAPADERLHQELQQLKEFMNHLPVVVYHYRLEEGQRPHLLYMSEGVERLIGVCAADAMADPMNLFSRIHPEDLPRFLEADRQASQARAAFSEEIRFILPDGEARWFHASSIPLTAADGITTYHGFIEDITQRKHDALRVQESESLLQQIFDTSNVAIFLVDRQGTITRANESMARMFQRPCAQIVGSPYVSLVHPDEHDVSHQKMLALLESDIDQVDLDRLYWRSDGSTFWGNLSGKRFHDSQGQDRGLLGVIMDITVRRQAQEEIRNLAFYDPLTGLPNRRLLLDRIEHASASCTRSSAHGAVVFIDLDNFKTLNDTLGHDTGDLLLVQVAQRLRECVRQVDTVARLGGDEFIVLLTDLHEQPTQAAAEAEGVGRKIVQALSAPYQLGPHAVRSTPSLGVALFHGGRTQIDELLKQADLAMYEAKAAGRNTLRFFDPRMQVAINARAAMEKALYRALENGEFCLHYQPQVNAQGRCMGVEALLRWESPELGSVSPAVFIPIAEETGQILAIGRWVLEQACRQQALWQRDGLTSGLEVAINVSARQFRAPDFVPVLAQTIAATGAHPAQLKLELTESLLLQDMDECIARMHSLRELGVRFALDDFGTGYSSLAYLKRLPLSQLKIDQSFVRDILNDANDRAICQAVIALAHSMGLRVIAEGVETTEHWQMLRQQGCAEGQGYLFARPMPAHGLQQWLGGKLSG; translated from the coding sequence ATGCCCCGCAATACCCAGGCACCAGCAGACGAGCGCCTGCACCAGGAGCTGCAGCAGCTCAAGGAGTTCATGAACCACCTGCCCGTGGTGGTGTACCACTACCGGCTCGAAGAGGGGCAGCGCCCCCACCTGCTCTATATGAGCGAAGGGGTCGAGCGCCTCATAGGTGTTTGCGCCGCCGACGCCATGGCCGACCCCATGAACTTGTTTTCGCGTATCCACCCGGAGGATTTGCCGCGTTTTTTGGAAGCCGATCGCCAAGCGTCGCAGGCGCGGGCAGCGTTTTCAGAGGAGATTCGCTTTATCCTGCCCGATGGCGAAGCGCGCTGGTTTCATGCCAGTTCCATACCTTTGACAGCAGCCGATGGCATCACCACCTACCACGGCTTTATCGAGGACATCACCCAGCGCAAGCACGATGCCTTGCGCGTGCAAGAGAGCGAGTCGCTCTTGCAGCAAATTTTCGACACTTCCAACGTCGCCATCTTCCTGGTCGATCGCCAGGGCACCATCACCCGCGCCAATGAATCCATGGCCCGCATGTTCCAGCGGCCCTGTGCGCAAATTGTGGGCAGCCCCTACGTTTCGCTGGTGCACCCGGATGAGCACGACGTGTCGCACCAAAAAATGCTGGCGCTGCTGGAGAGTGACATCGATCAGGTCGATCTCGATCGCCTGTACTGGCGCAGCGATGGCAGCACGTTTTGGGGCAATCTCAGCGGCAAGCGTTTTCACGACAGCCAGGGGCAAGACCGGGGGCTGCTGGGCGTCATCATGGACATCACCGTACGCCGCCAGGCGCAGGAGGAAATCCGCAACCTGGCGTTTTACGACCCGCTCACGGGCCTGCCCAACCGCCGCCTGCTGCTCGACCGCATCGAGCACGCCAGCGCCAGCTGCACTCGCAGCAGCGCGCATGGGGCGGTGGTATTCATTGACCTGGACAATTTCAAAACCCTCAACGACACCCTGGGCCACGACACGGGCGACCTGCTGCTGGTGCAGGTGGCGCAGCGCCTGCGCGAGTGCGTGCGCCAGGTCGATACCGTGGCCCGCCTGGGGGGCGACGAATTCATCGTCTTGCTGACGGATTTGCATGAGCAGCCCACCCAGGCGGCAGCGGAGGCCGAGGGCGTGGGCCGCAAAATCGTGCAAGCCCTCTCGGCGCCCTACCAGTTGGGGCCGCACGCGGTGCGCAGCACGCCCAGTTTGGGGGTGGCGCTGTTCCATGGCGGCCGCACCCAAATTGACGAACTGCTCAAACAGGCCGACCTGGCCATGTACGAGGCCAAGGCTGCAGGGCGCAACACTCTGCGGTTTTTTGACCCCCGGATGCAGGTAGCCATCAACGCCCGCGCAGCCATGGAAAAAGCCCTGTACCGGGCACTGGAAAACGGTGAATTTTGCTTGCACTACCAGCCGCAGGTGAATGCGCAGGGACGGTGCATGGGCGTGGAAGCCTTGCTGCGCTGGGAAAGTCCGGAGCTGGGCAGCGTCTCGCCCGCAGTGTTCATACCGATTGCTGAGGAAACGGGGCAGATTCTGGCCATTGGCCGCTGGGTGCTGGAGCAGGCGTGCCGCCAGCAGGCGCTGTGGCAGCGCGACGGCCTGACCAGTGGCTTGGAAGTGGCGATCAACGTGAGCGCACGCCAGTTTCGCGCGCCCGATTTTGTGCCGGTGCTGGCGCAGACCATTGCCGCCACGGGCGCCCACCCGGCACAGCTGAAGCTGGAGCTGACCGAGAGCCTGCTGCTGCAGGACATGGACGAATGCATTGCCCGTATGCACAGCCTGCGCGAGCTGGGGGTACGGTTTGCGCTGGACGATTTTGGTACGGGCTATTCGTCGCTGGCCTACCTCAAGCGCCTGCCGCTGTCGCAGCTCAAGATCGACCAGTCCTTTGTGCGCGACATCCTGAACGACGCCAACGACCGCGCCATCTGCCAGGCCGTGATTGCCCTGGCGCACAGCATGGGCCTGCGCGTGATTGCCGAAGGGGTGGAAACAACCGAACACTGGCAGATGCTGCGCCAGCAAGGCTGCGCCGAGGGGCAGGGCTACCTCTTTGCCCGTCCCATGCCCGCGCATGGGTTGCAGCAGTGGCTGGGCGGCAAGCTGTCTGGATAA